ACAGCTCTAAAGCGAGCGATGGTGACACAACGACCTAAAGAAGGTCTTATTCACCATTCCGACCGAGGTAGCCAATACGCTTCAAATGACTATCAAAGGTTGTTGCGTAAAAACGGCATCACACCTAGTATGAGTAGGAAAGGAAACTGTTACGACAACGCTTGTATAGAATCATTTCATGGTGTTATAAAAAGAGAACTTGTCTTTCATGAAACTTATAAGACAAGACATCAAGCAAAAAAGAGTATCTTTGACTATATCGTGAGTTTTTATAATTACAAACGCATTCATTCAACGAATGGTTATCTGTCGCCAATTGCTTACGAAAAAAAGTATAACGAACACTCAAAAACACGTCATGCTATGTAGACCATTTACCCTCTCTGTCAGTGTAAGGGTCTCGTCCCTTACACTGACAGAGAGGACAGCAAGCAGAGCGGGGTAGGGAACAAACACATCTCCCTATTCTTTGTGTCCATTTTCTTGACATAATATCATAGCTTTATATAAATCACGTCGTTATAAAGTGGCACACACTTAATTTAAAGGATTAACAGTCTGTATTCATTCAATGAAATTTCAGTACAACCACCTGTTAACAATCTTTTTTTCTTCGATTTTTTTCTGTACAATAAGAGGTGGAAGGGATCGGAAATTTTTATCCCACTCTTAAGGGTCAGTAAAACCCCCACCTCAAAACTTAAGAAAAAGTTGAGGTGGGGGATAAACAGCCCCTAAATGTCCCATAAGTTAAACGAACAATCAGTGGGGATGAAGGAAAACTCCCACTGATTGAAGCTTAGCTTTATCACAGATAACCGTCAGAAAAACTCCGGCCTGAAAATAGAGAGGAGAGATAAATCTAAATATCTAGGAGATAATGGATGCTTATGTCCTGATTCACTCAACTCCCACTGATTGAAGGGACGTTTTATGAGGAAAGGGGTAGTGGGTTTTCATATAAATAGAGCAGGCAAACCTTTTACAACCTGAAAAAGATATCTAAAAACCATGTTGAGTAGAACACTTTTTTACGAAAAAGAGCAGACTACTGAAGATGAAAAAGAAAGCGCTTATATAAATAGTGTAGCTAGAAAAGGACTTATAGAAAATTGAAGAAGGATTGTATAAAAGGAGATGGAGACGATGAAACAGAAAGTGGCTACGTTTGAAAATGAAGAGATATTAGCTTATACAATTAAAAATAAAGAAGGTATGATCTTAACAGCATTAAACTACGGGGCAGCCATAACGGAAATTTCCGTCCCTGATAAGTATGGTAAGAAAGAGAATGTCGTCGTTGCATATGATAATATAGAAGATTACGAAACGAACCCTTATTATCTAGGCGTTGTTGTCGGACGTACAGCTGGACGGACGAAAGAAGGGGTATTGACATTTAATGGGGAGTACTATCAGCTAGCGAGAAATGACGGTAATAATCATTTGCATGGTGGCATAACAGGTCTTGCTAAGCGTGTTTGGAATGTTGAAGAAAATCCATCGTCCCTTATTTTTACATATGTAAGCGAAGATGGTGAAGATGGTTATCCTGGGAAAGTGTCATTCAAAATAACGTATGAACTGTCTGATAATCGTGACCTTATTGTCAGTTATTATGCGGAAACAGATTCGCTGACCCCGATTAATTTAACGAACCATACGTATTTCAATTTAAGTGGAAATAAGAAAAGAGATATACAAGAACATAGCCTTCAAGTGGCAAGCTCACACGTTTATGAGTTAGATAATGAGTCAATACCGACGGGAATCGTGTCGGTAGATGAGTTCCCAGAATTCGATTTTAGAAACAGCAAAAAAGTGAAAGAGGCGCTCGTCTCCAATCACGAGCAAATCATAAGAGTGGGGAAGGGGATTGATCATCCGTTTTTACTTGATGATCATTCAGTAAAAGAAAAAATTATATTAGCAGATCACATGTCAGGAAGACAATTATCAGTAAAAACAACAGACCCTGCAGTGGTGATATATTCAGGGAATCAAATTGAATCTACACCTTTATTAAATGGCGGAACTGCAAGTAAATATGATGGGATATGTCTTGAAACACAGATGCCACCAAACGAAACAGAGCGCTATTTAATAAATAAAGGTGATATCTATCAAAAGCAAACAATCTTCTCTTTCAAGATGCTTCAAGACTGATCTAGTTATCTTTTCTTATTCATTTTGCTAGAATGAATGTCAGAAAAGTGAGTGAAAATAAGGAGGGGAAATGGTGAATTTGTTAAACGCCACTATATTACCAGCCATCCGTGATTTGAAAGATTTAGACAAAGTCGTTCAAACTCACTTTGAATACATTGTCTTATTAAATACTCATATAGGGCAGTTAAAAAGTTTAGTCAAGATGTTGCATGATCACGACAAAAAAGTATTACTGCATGCGGATCTCGTTCAAGGACTTAAAAATGATGAATATGCCGCCCAATTTTTATGCAGAGATATTAGGCCAGAGGGACTCGTGTCTACGAGGAAAAGTGTTTTATTAACAGCGAAAAAAGCAAAGTTACTCACTGTCCAACGCTTATTCCTTTTAGATTCTCTCGCTTTAGAATCAAGCTATAATATGGTTGACACGATACAACCAGATTGTATCGAAGTCTTACCAGGAATCATGCCCCATATTATAAAAGAAATTTATGAAAAAACAAACACACCCGTTATTGCCGGGGGGTTAATCAGAACAGAAGAAGAGGTGAAAGCAGCAATTCAGGCTGGTGCCGCAGCTGTTACAACCTCGAAAAAAACGCTGTGGGATGCCACTATTTAAACAAAGATAATTAAATATAGTAATTATGTTCGGAATGTTGACAACGCTTTCATAGTTTGGTTAAATAGGAAGCAAGTTAATATTCTTTTCGATGGAGACACTGGAGACCAACGGAAATTAGCTTAGCACACCTAAAAGGCTAAGGATAATTCTGTTGGTCTTTTTTCGTTAAGAATTGTTAACATATTTTTTCCGCTAAATGGGTACAGAAAACTATTACTTCCTGTACCTCTAATTTAAACTAAGGGGGAATAAAGGCATGTCACCATTTTTAGGAGAAATATTTGGCACGATGATACTGATTATCTTCGGTGCAGGGGTCGTGGCAGGGGTTGTGTTAAAGGGAACAAAAGCGGAGAATGGCGGTTGGATTGTCATTACAATGGCTTGGGGGCTAGGTGTTGCGTTAGGGGTATACGCGGTAGGCGAAATTAGCGGCGCCCACTTAAATCCAGCTGTTACAATCGGATTTGCTTTAATTGGAGAATTTCCATGGGCAGATGTACCATCATATATTACAGCTCAATTGATTGGTGCTTTTATAGGAGCGACCTTAATAGTGTGTCACTATTACGCTCACTTTAAAAAGACAGAAGAAACGGGGGTAAAATTAGCTGTATTTAGTACAGATCCAGCGATCAAACATACGCCGTCAAATTATTTTAGTGAAGTGCTCGGTACATTTGTACTCGTCATTGGTTTACTTTTTATTGGGGCAAATGAATTTACTGAAGGGCTTAATCCTTTAATTGTGGGGTTTTTAATTATTGCAATTGGTCTCTCTCTTGGGGGAACCACAGGGTATGCTATTAACCCTGCCCGAGATTTAGGGCCGAGAATTGCTCACGCCGTTTTACCTATTCCGGGAAAAGGTGGTTCTAATTGGGGATATGCCTGGATACCAATTGCCGGTCCAGTTATAGGAGGTGGATTAGGAGCATTATTGTATGCAGCGTTGTTTGAAGGGGTTATCTATAGTGCGCTTTGGAT
The Salipaludibacillus sp. LMS25 DNA segment above includes these coding regions:
- a CDS encoding MIP/aquaporin family protein, with protein sequence MSPFLGEIFGTMILIIFGAGVVAGVVLKGTKAENGGWIVITMAWGLGVALGVYAVGEISGAHLNPAVTIGFALIGEFPWADVPSYITAQLIGAFIGATLIVCHYYAHFKKTEETGVKLAVFSTDPAIKHTPSNYFSEVLGTFVLVIGLLFIGANEFTEGLNPLIVGFLIIAIGLSLGGTTGYAINPARDLGPRIAHAVLPIPGKGGSNWGYAWIPIAGPVIGGGLGALLYAALFEGVIYSALWIFIGLFFVFLLIAFQLHKKDIRLHKNRKVYHNPKEKQA
- a CDS encoding glycerol-3-phosphate responsive antiterminator, whose amino-acid sequence is MVNLLNATILPAIRDLKDLDKVVQTHFEYIVLLNTHIGQLKSLVKMLHDHDKKVLLHADLVQGLKNDEYAAQFLCRDIRPEGLVSTRKSVLLTAKKAKLLTVQRLFLLDSLALESSYNMVDTIQPDCIEVLPGIMPHIIKEIYEKTNTPVIAGGLIRTEEEVKAAIQAGAAAVTTSKKTLWDATI
- a CDS encoding aldose epimerase family protein, which codes for MKQKVATFENEEILAYTIKNKEGMILTALNYGAAITEISVPDKYGKKENVVVAYDNIEDYETNPYYLGVVVGRTAGRTKEGVLTFNGEYYQLARNDGNNHLHGGITGLAKRVWNVEENPSSLIFTYVSEDGEDGYPGKVSFKITYELSDNRDLIVSYYAETDSLTPINLTNHTYFNLSGNKKRDIQEHSLQVASSHVYELDNESIPTGIVSVDEFPEFDFRNSKKVKEALVSNHEQIIRVGKGIDHPFLLDDHSVKEKIILADHMSGRQLSVKTTDPAVVIYSGNQIESTPLLNGGTASKYDGICLETQMPPNETERYLINKGDIYQKQTIFSFKMLQD